The Clostridia bacterium DNA segment TTCGGTAACGATATGGATAGAACCATGCTTCGTATTGGTGCTATGAACATGATGCTTCATGGTGTGGAAAAACCCAATATTGAATACAGAGATTCCTTATCAGAAAAGAACATTGATGATGAAAAATATACATTAGTCCTTGCCAATCCACCTTTTAAAGGCTCGTTAGATCATGAAAGTGTTGCAGCAGATTTACTTAAAATCACTAAAACGAAAAAAACAGAACTCCTTTTTTTAGCATTATTCCTTAGAACGCTTAAAAAAGGTGGTCGCTGTGCGTCTATTGTGCCAGATGGTGTCCTTTTTGGTAGTTCTAATGCTCATAAATCCATTCGAAAAGAAATCGTTGAAAACCATCATTTACATGGCATTATTTCCATGCCAAGTGGTGTCTTCAAACCATATGCAGGGGTTTCAACTGCTATCATGATATTTACAAAGACAGGTGCAGGTGGCACAGATAATGTGTGGTTTTATGATATGCATGCAGATGGGTTGTCACTGGATGATAAGCGTCAACCAGTCGAGAGTAATGATATTCCTGATATTATCAGCCGTTATCATAATCTAGAGAATGAAAAGAACAGAAAACGAACTGAAAAGTCGTTCTATGTTACAAAAAAAGAAATTAAAGACAATGGATATGACCTCTCAATCAACAAGTACAAAGAAGTTGAATATGACAGGGTAGAATATGAAAAACCTTCAGTAATAATGAACAGAATTGATGAAATTGATAGTGAAATTGATAATTTAAAAGCAGAATTGAAGACGCTGCTAAATTTAGATTTATAGGGCTGTCACGCCCTACAGCATATACCCAATTATATCACATTCCACTCTCAAAAGTCAATGAGCGGTTTTGAGCCGTGATGCAAACGGCTCAGTGGTAAATAACTACTATAATGACAACAGCCGCACAGTAAATCAGACCAACAATAGTCCGAAAGCACTGTCACGGCTGGAGATTTATAGGCAGACGAGGAATGCGGTGGATATTTAAAAGTTAGTGCAGAAATCGAAATCCCATAATAACGACACCAAGCACCACAAGAATAATACCTGTAGCACGATTTAATGTTTTTGGCTTTGCCTTATTTGCAAATACTGCCGCAATTCTTGCCCATATCAGCGTAAACACAATGCACAATACCCATGTCAGAATATCCGGTGTTCCGCCAATTGTAAAATGCGATACAGCACCCGTCAATGCGGTAAAAGTCATAATAAATACACTTGTGCCTACAGCGGTTTTTAATTCATATCCCATAACGCTGGTCAGAATCAGAAACATCATCATTCCGCCCCCTGCACCAACAAATCCGCAAATAAAACCAATAA contains these protein-coding regions:
- a CDS encoding SAM-dependent DNA methyltransferase → MITGELRSKVDKIWEIFWTGGITNPLSVIEQFTYLLFIKGLDEKQTDLEKNAELLGIEVDKIFSDEQENLRWHKFKQLSASDMYDMVSKKVFPFIKTMHGDKDSAFTRYMDDAIFMIPTPQMLEKIVTNVDLLPLSDGDTKGDLYEYLLSKVATAGTNGQFRTPRHIIKMMVELMQPTPTDIIVDPAAGSAGFLVEAGEYLKRNNEDLFAIKELKDHYNNDMFFGNDMDRTMLRIGAMNMMLHGVEKPNIEYRDSLSEKNIDDEKYTLVLANPPFKGSLDHESVAADLLKITKTKKTELLFLALFLRTLKKGGRCASIVPDGVLFGSSNAHKSIRKEIVENHHLHGIISMPSGVFKPYAGVSTAIMIFTKTGAGGTDNVWFYDMHADGLSLDDKRQPVESNDIPDIISRYHNLENEKNRKRTEKSFYVTKKEIKDNGYDLSINKYKEVEYDRVEYEKPSVIMNRIDEIDSEIDNLKAELKTLLNLDL